GTCGGTACCATCGTACGTGTCGTCATTGTTGTGTCTCCTACTTGGTTCGGCTCACTGCGTACCAAAAGATGCCGCTCAGGATCAGGGCCGCGACGAAGATTCCCGGATTCATCCAGAGCAGGAACCCCAGTGCGATCAGGGCCAAGCCCCGTGTCCTGGGGGCGGCTGAGGAAATCATCCCGATCAGCATCAACGCTCCGGCAAGGATGCTCATCGCGTCGGAACCTCGATATCGGTCCCGGCATCGATGAGTTTCCCGATCTCCGTCAGGAAGCCGCTCGGATCCGCCTTCGTATGCCCTCCGGTCTCCAGGGGCACCACCAGACCTTCAGCCTTCAGGACCGCCAGCAAGAAGCCGGGGGTATTGGCGCTTTTGCCCTTGCAGACCCCTGCCCGCTTGAGCGTTCCGGCTGTGACCGGGCTCTCCAGTGCCGCCTCAAGGGTGCTCCAGCTCACCCACTCCCGACCGAACAGGCCGCCCCCGGAGTTGCCCCAGATCCGAAAGCGGATCTCGGTGTCATAGCCGACGTGATAAGCAAGGTTCGATGCCCCGCTGAGACTGGGGCAGGTACCGACCTTCAGGACACGGATCGGTTTTGATACAGGTTTCTTTGTTGCCATTGCATAAGTCCTCTTCATGTAAGTTGGCTTTGTTGCCGTGTTACAGGTTTGCGTCGATCACCTCCCTCAGCGGGCCATTGACCCAAGGCGCATCAGGGATCAGGACCACTAAGCTGAACTCGTTGTTGGGAATGAAGACCGCCCTGAAATAGCCAACCTGATACTGGATCGCTTCCCATGGGATGGTGTGCAGGTAGTGATCACCCCAGAAGGGCCGATGGACGTCATCGGGCTCGATCAGGACTACGAAGCCCTCCTCCTCGGGGTTGTACTCCGGGTGACTGAAGGACTGGATGGCGTCCCGGATCAGGGGGTAGGCCGGGTGGGCTTCCGGAAGGTCGTCGTGCGACGTGAAGCGCAGCATGGTATTTTCTCCAGGCAAAAAAAAACCCGCCGAAGCGGGTATTGAGATGGTAGGGCAGTAGAGGCCCTTTATTGGTGAGCTGTGTTAGGGGTTTGTCGTAGTCGACATTAGATTTCCAAAGGCATCATATAGAGCAACGGCACACCTTCAAGATGGACTCGGGGACGTCTGGGCATGGGGGAAGTTTGGCAGAAATTAAACCTGACTCTTTTAGGACCCCTTTTAGTGGACCTTCGTGACTCTGACCTTCGGACTCGGACTTGGCCGCGCTTATGAACAAAGCTCCTCCGAATTGCGGAAACTTCAGTTACATTACTTATCGGTTTTAATTTCTTCTTCGAGAACTTGAAGGATTCCATCTCGAGTTATCAGTGTAACTACTTTGCGATTTATAGTAATCGTTTCGACCTTCTTACCGTTGGCCTTGTCGTAAAGCCAAGCCGCAAGCAAGCCAAGTTCAACATTTGTGCTGGCATCAACAATTAATTGCAAAACTTCGGGAAAGCCAAACGCTTTGCGCATAAGAGCGCCATCGTATTTCACCTTGAGTCCACCGGGAATTTCAACAATAGTTCCTGATGTAAGATACCCTTCGACACCAGCCATATCAAATTTGAGTTCTCTGTCATACGTTTCAATGTCAATTTCGATCATCATGGCGAGCACCTAACGTGTTATTGATTACAGGCATCATCTCATGGGCTGGACCACACGAGCCTAGTCCCACGTACACTTAATAAGGAAAGGAGTCGTAGTTAGAAAGCGCCCTTGCATTTACCTTAGGGCAGCGTTCTGCTTATAGCAACTTTCATGTCGAGCGATCGTGTAGGTCATACCTTCGCGCCAGTTGATAATGACAGCGTTGCCGCAGGTCGACGTATCAGCATGGCACAATTTTGTTTCAAGCGGTCCGGGCCGAGTGATTGCAACGCGAGCCATACCCGAGGGAACACTTGCGGCCAGTTCGTGATTAATGTAAAAATCTATCGGGTAGCAGTTCAGGTTCTCGATCTTGACCGAAATAGGTTCCAACGCTACTGGAAATGCGATCGTCGGGGCATCATTATTGCTCAAATCTAATTTTTCAGCTGCATCGTAATCAAATGTTCTTGATGTGTTTTGGGTGTCGCTCCACATACCAAAAAGCCATAACGAGACGATGCCAACCAATATTATAAGGATAGCCTTCGTTTTCTTTTTCTCGGCCTGGTCATATTGTGCAGCACAATAAAGGCAGAGTGTCCGAGGGCCATAGTAGGCTCGCACTGAGGGAGTGATTCGGCGCCCAAACGAAAGACCGATGCTATTCCCGGTCGCAACTTTTCGGCGACATCCTTGGTTTGGCGCAATATGCGCCCCGCACTGATAGCAGTTCGCCATTTATAGTCCGCCTTCGGATCTAATATTTAGAGTCAGTATTGTATTCAGTGTCAAACAAGCGGTCGGCCTAACATTGACTATCATAACCAAGCTTCAGAATCGAGAAAGTGTGCGCCGCATCGAAATAAATCCCAAGTGTGGGCGCTATCGTCAGGATCATGTGTAAGGTTCGGTTTGACTCTATGCTATAGCCAAAAAAGCCGAACCCCTCGATGCTCCAGGCAGCTTGGCTTGGTCTGTCGTTATAACGTTCGCTCCCTCCATGGCGTGGGCGGGAACTATAGCACGGGATTCCGGAGGCGGTCGTGGTCGACTTGGACCTTTCCGGGGCATCTGTAATTTTGTCGGGCTCAGATGAACTAGGGGGCGTGGCGCCAAATCCTGTGAAGCCGTTAAACTGGCGCGGATCGGAGTCACTCCGCGGCCTCTCAACGAGAAGCGCGGGCACGTCGACGGTACCAATGTCGCACTTCCCGACCGTCACACGCGTGCATGGATGCGAGAAAAGAGGTCGTGCCATTGATCGGGGTCAGCTAAATGGTGACCCCGCGGCCTTTGCTGGCTAATCTGTGGCCATCTTGCCGGCAGGAGAGCCCGCCCTAAGCTCAAGCCTTTCTCGAAACCTGAAGGCGACAGGAGCCGATGGATGGCTGAACCGCAATTCTTAGTGCGCAGCGCCACGGCACCAGAACTGGCCTACGGGTTAATCGATATATATTCTAGGCTTGGCCATAGTAGTGTTATGGCACCTTGGGCAAACATTATTGCCGGATGAATTATCATAAAGCATTATTTGAGGAGGGAATGTACACTTGCATAGATCAAAACCGAGTTCTTGCGCCGTAGATGATTCTGCTATGGCAAGGTCTTTTTCTGCTTTGGCGATTGCTCTCTCAATTTCTTCCTTGCTCTTGCTATCAGGCAAGAGGTCTTTCGTTTCTTTTGCCAAACCAAGCAGAGACTTAGCCGCGCCGAGAACCAGAGATATTTCTTCTATCATTTTGGAGCACCCATATTCTATGAATTTTGCTCATAGCCTGTATTTATTTGCTGCTTGCACCAAAGAAATTGGCGTCCAGAACGGAGAATCTGGTTGGGCTCCATGAATCATGACTCTGGTTAACTCAAGAACTTGGACTTACTGCTTCACCGTTCATGATTGATCCGACGTACGCGCTTGCTTTATCCATGGTATTGGCATATGTCGATACCATTCTTTCTACCCCACCATGAGATCCTAAAGGCACATCCTCATAGGGAGCCGCAATAAATCCGAAGTCCTCGAATGATCGGCTATCGCTGGATCCATTAGGCTTGAGTTGTTCTGTCGTCGTCGGGTCAAAGACGCTATTTCCATTTATTGAGTATGCCAAGGATAAAAAACCAGGTGCTTCAATCGGCACTATTAGACTTCGCGCCCTTACTTGACACCTTGCTAATAGCTGCATTCTCTTAATCTTGTCCCATCAACATATATCACGGATTTCTTATCGGAGAGCTTCCAATGCTCTTCACGTTTGGGATCCCGATTATCCTCGGTGGCACCGCATAACTGTTCTACAAGGAACCCTTTGTCGATCTCCGAGTGATGATCAATTTTGCATCCATAATCAGCGAGCGGGTACCCGATGTTCGGGTACTCTATCACGAGGATTGCGTCATCCATGGATATGGTATCATCGCAATAGTAACCGTCTGGAAATGGAAATTTGGTATTTGGCGGCATTTGCATATTCTGCATTATTGTATCGGCAAGAGCAGTACCTCGCACCGCGGCCGAATCTGGCGTACAGCACCCCACGAACCAACGCGTCTTCCCGTCACGCGTGATGGTCAACGTCCCTCGACCGAACATAAACCCGTCGACTGGGAGATCGGGGCAGGGATCAGCCTCGAATCGAAACGTTATGCGGTTTGAAGGGTTTTTGCCGGCGATCAGGAGGCCGTAAGTGTAACCCTGTGCAAGTTCGACCGAGGTAATGGGGTGTTGCTCACGCATGCCATCGACTTCAACGGACAAAGCTGTGCGCGTCCAGTTCAGGAACCAGTAAGGCTCGAACCCGCTGCAACTTCCGGCAACCGGGGTCAAAGAGTACCCGATGGTTTCAAACTCGGCGGGCCGCAGATAACGCTCGGCGACCCATCCGCCGCCGTCACCGGCGATCTCGCGCCATGCAGTATCACCAACAACGCGTCTTTCGCCGACTGTCACCAATGTCCCAGGAGCCAAACGGTCGATGACAGCAGATTGTGCAGATGGTGCTGCGCGCTCGTTAAGCGCGTCACCCGGAGAAAGGGGACCCACCACCATATAGACTGGCGACAGGGACGCCGTTCCTGGCCCGCTGACGTGATCCTGGAGTGTTACGTCCGGCTGTGCAGCGGCTACGACGTTGGCCGGAGTTGGAACTTCGGGCTTCGGCGCAGCCTCAGCCTCAGCCTGCTGATCAGCAAGTAGCAAGCTCTGCTCGTCGTTTGGAACCGGGACCGTCTCGTCGTCTCTCGGCGCAACAAGGTTCATCCACTGCCAAAGCTCCAAGGTCGCAAATCCGATCAAGAGATTCTGGGCTTCACCGTCGATTTCGATCGCCGTTGGCTGGATATACCGCGTGCTGAGGTTCACGAGCCATTGGATCGTCGCTTTCTTCGCCTGTCCTTTGAACGTGCGCTGGATGTCGAGCTGCACGAGTCTCAGGCTTGTTGCGACATCTTCGCGCGCGGGAATACCTGCCCTCCACTGCAACGATCCTCTGGCACCGGCCACCGCTGCCGCCCAGTCCTCGATCGTGGTCGTGGCTCCTTCGAGTTCGACAATCGATTGCTGAACCAAAGTAATCGCTTGCGTGTTGCTCGTTTCGCAAGACAGCAGCGTGAGGCTGAACAGAAACGCGATGACCAGGGTCATTCGTTTCGACAACGGTTTTCGTTGCATCCGTTTGCTAAATTTCAGTTGGTGGCTTGATGTCTAGGGAATTGGTGGAGACATAGGGTCTTGAAATCACTTCTTCCGCTGCGCCTAAGATCCTGCGAGGATCCGCTCAGCTCCGCGGCGGTGATCTCTGCCTGCTCGGACTTCGAGTAGATCGTCACCAACAGGATATCATCGGCTGTATGCAGGTAATAAATGATCCGAAAACCCCCGCGCTTACCCCGGACAGCGGCGGAGTTTTTCACACGCACATTGTAGAAGACATAACCGACGCCCAGGATACGGTCGCCCTGGGTCTCGCCGGTATCAGGCAGCGGCATTGGCCCGGACAGGTCAGGATAACCATCTGAGGGTGTCTCCGGAACCAGCCGTAAGCCAAAAGCTTGGCAACAAAAATACCGAACCCCTCGATCTCCAGGTGGTTCGGCTCTTGCTGTCTTCGTCGAGTCCATGACGTTTGTTTCCTCCGTGGCGTGTGCGGGAAATATAGCACAGGATTCCGGACGCGGTCGTCAGGTCGCAGATCACCCATCCTCTTCCTACTCCCCGCCCCCGTCAAAGCGTACTAATCGAAACCTCATACACCCCCCCAACCACCACAAACTCATCCTCCCCCTTCAGCATCCCCGGCAGCAACCGATTGAAGAAGAAGATCTTCGGCAAAGGTACCTCCGCGATCAGGATGTAGTCCCCGAACTCGTCGGCACGCTCGCGGCTGCTGGTGAAGCTGTTGAGGTTGTTGAAGAGGACGCGATAGCGCCCGCTGCCGAGGGTTTCGAGGATCTCGTGCTCGTCGATGCGGTTGATGCCTCGGTAGAGGCTGAGGTGGGTCTCTTCGGGGTGAGCCTGGAGGAGCTCGTACTGACAATAGGTATAGAGGAGGTCGAGCTGGGCCTCGAGGGCGTTGGTGGCGTAGAGGCCGCGGGTGCCCTCGGCGACGTAGTGCTGGTACGCCTCGCTGTTACGTCCTTGGAGCGGGCCGGCGTGGTGTCGGGCGAGCAGGCCGAAGCGGCTCTCGACCCAGCGTTTGAGGATGGCGCCTTCGCGGCCGTCCGAGTCGAAGGACCAGCCGCGCGCCATGCGCAGGTAGTTGGCGTTGACCCGTTTCTTCTTGGTCTTTCCCTTCGCGAGTCCGGCCTCGTCGAGATGATCAAGAAGGAAGTGGGCGCTGACGTAGTCCTGAAAGGCTTGAGCGCGTGCCGCGTGTTGCGGGATCGGCGCGAGCGTGCGGAAGAGGTCCGCGTGGAAGTGGCGGATACCGTCGAGCTCCAGGGGGACCGGGTGTTGCTGGTAGGTCAGGCTGCCCAGGATCACGGCCGGCAGGTTGCAGCGATTGATGGGGAGACGGGCGTTGGCCGGGAGCGTGGCGGGTGGCGGTTGTTCGGTTTGTCGGTTGTTGTCCATACATGCCTTGCGGCTTTGTCGGGGATGCCACCAAACCGGCGACATCCGTAGGCGATACGAAACTCCATTTAAAACAGTATTATGGAGCGCATTGGCGTGGTTGGCACATGGTTTGCCTTAAGGCTCGTGAGGCAAATTTGTTCAACGCCCGCGAGAGCGGACCTACAGGAGACCATCCATGGCTATGCGTCAATGTGCCATCTACGGCAAAGGCGGAATCGGCAAGTCCACCACCACTCAGAACCTCGTAGCCGGTCTCGCCGAGCTCGGCAAGAAGGTCATGATCGTCGGGTGTGACCCCAAGGCGGACTCCACCCGTCTGATCCTGCACGCCAAGGCACAGAATACCATCATGCAGATGGCGGCCGATGCCGGCTCGGTCGAAGACCTCGAGCTGGAAGACGTGCTCAAGGTCGGCTACGGCAACATCAAGTGCGTCGAGTCGGGTGGCCCGGAGCCGGGCGTGGGTTGCGCCGGTCGCGGTGTCATCACGGCCATCAACTTCCTCGAAGAGGAAGGCGCCTACGAAGATGATCTGGACTTCGTCTTCTACGACGTGCTCGGCGACGTGGTCTGCGGCGGGTTCGCCATGCCGATCCGCGAGAACAAGGCGCAAGAGATCTACATCGTATGCTCCGGCGAGATGATGGCCATGTTCGCGGCCAACAACATCGCCAAGGGTATCGTGAAGTACGCCAGCTCCGGCTCGGTGCGTCTGGCCGGCCTCATCTGCAACAGCCGCAACACCGCCCGCGAAGACGAGCTGATCATGGAGCTGGCCCGTCAGCTGGGCACTCAGATGATCCACTTCGTACCGCGCGACAACGTCGTTCAGCGTGCCGAGATCCGCCGCATGACGGTCATCGAGTACGACCCCAAGTCCAAGCAGGCCCAAGAGTATCGCGACCTGGCCAACAAGATCATCGAAAACAAGAAGTTCGTGATCCCCACGCCGATCACCATGGATGCGCTCGAAGATCTGCTGATGGACTTCGGTCTGATGGACGGCGAGGACGAGAGCATCGTCGGCAAGACCGCGGAAGAAGAAGCGGTTGCTGCCTGAACCGCGCTTGTCGGTGACATGTGATGTCTTCGTAGGGATTGGGCCTTGGTGATCCCTGCTGCCCTCGGTGGGGCGCGGTTCAGGATGATTGAAAACTCATTGATGAGTTGGCGTGGCTTGGCGATGACGGGTGTGGGAAGCGAGGTCTCGCTTCTATGAAGACAACGCAGGTTATGCCGGAGCAGGTTTCCTGCGGGGATTGTTGTTTTGAATGGACGCGGCGGATCGATGCCGCGCTCCCTTGTTCATCCATTTCTCAACGCGCGACCGTCGGCGGATTTGCCGCGGCGCCGAATCGAGGAAAGCCAGTATGTCAGCATTGACTCGCGAAGAGACCCAGGCACTCATCCAAGAGGTGCTCGAGGTCTATCCTGAGAAGGCGAAGAAAGACCGCGCCAAGCATTTGGCGGTCAACGACCAATCGGTCGAGCAGTCCAAGAAGTGCATCACCTCCAACCGCAAGTCCTTGCCCGGTGTCATGACCGTGCGCGGCTGTGCCTACGCCGGCTCCAAGGGCGTGGTCTGGGGTCCGATCAAGGACATGATCCACATCTCGCACGGCCCGGTCGGCTGCGGTGCCTATTCGCGCGCCGGTCGTCGCAACTACTACGTCGGCATGACCGGCGTGAACACCTTCGGCACCATGAACTTCACCTCGGATTTCCAGGAGAAGGACATCGTCTTCGGCGGCGACAAGAAGCTCGACAAGCTGATCACCGAGATCGAAGGTCTCTTCCCGCTGAGCAAGGGCATCAGCATCCAGTCCGAGTGTCCGATCGGCCTGATCGGCGACGACATCGAGGCGGTCGCCAAGAAGCAGAGCAAGGCGCTGAACAAGCCGGTCGTGCCGGTGCGTTGCGAGGGTTTCCGCGGCGTGTCCCAGTCCCTGGGTCATCACATCGCCAACGACGCGATCCGCGACTGGGTCATCGGCAACCGTGACGGCGACGAGTCCTTCCAAATCGGTCCCTACGACGTGGCCGTGATCGGCGACTACAACATCGGCGGCGACGCCTGGTCCTCGCGCATCCTGCTCGAAGAGATGGGTCTGCGCGTGGTGGCTCAGTGGTCCGGAGACGGCACCCTCTCGGAGATGGAGCTGACCCCCAAGGTCAAGCTGAACCTGATCCACTGCTACCGCTCCATGAACTACATCTCCCGTCACATGGAAGAGAAGTACGGGGTGCCGTGGATGGAGTACAACTTCTTCGGCCCGACCAAGATCGCCGAGTCCTTGCGCAAGATCGCCGCCTTCTTCGACGAGACCATCCAGGCCAACGCGGAGCAGGTGATCGCGAAATACACGGCCGAGTACGAGGCGATCATCGCCAAGTACCGCCCGCGTCTGGAAGGCAAGCGGGTCATGCTCTACGTCGGCGGTCTGCGTCCGCGCCACGTCATCGGCGCCTATGAAGACCTCGGCATGGAAGTGGTCGGCACCGGGTACGAGTTTGCCCACAACGACGACTACGACCGCACCATCAAGGAAATGGGCAACGCGACCCTGCTTTACGACGACATCACGGGCTACGAGTTCGAAGAGTTCGTCAAGAAGGTCAAGCCCGACCTGATCGGCTCCGGCATCAAGGAGAAGTACATCTTCCAGAAGATGGGCATCCCCTTCCGCCAGATGCACTCCTGGGACTATTCGGGTCCGTACCACGGCTATGACGGCTTCGCCATCTTCGCCCGCGACATGGACATGACGATCAACAACCCCTGCTGGAAGCAGATGCAGGCACCTTGGCAGCAATCCGCCGAGCAAGAGGCCGCACCGCTGGCCGCCAGCGCCTGATCTCGAGCCTCCGGCCACCAGCCGCCAGCCACCCGCCTTTCGTCGCCGGCAACCGGCTGGAGGCCGGCGGCTGGAGGCTGGCGGCTCGAAAAAGACACCGAACTCAGTCCCAAGCATGTCGTCGTCCGCGGATTAGCGGCGCGGCAGGAGCACACCCATGAGCCAACACATCGACCAGATCAAACCCAGCTATCCCTTGTTCAGGGATGCCGACTATGTCGACAACCTTGCGAAGAAGCGCGACGGCGTGGAAGAGCGCCACTCCGACGAGAAGATCGAAGAGGTCTTTCAGTGGACCACGACCAAGGAGTATCAGGAACTCAACTTCAAGCGTGAGGCCCTGACCGTCAACCCGGCCAAGGCCTGTCAGCCGCTCGGCGCCGTGCTCTGCGCGCTCGGGTTCGAGAAGACGCTCCCCTACGTGCATGGCTCGCAGGGCTGCGTGGCCTATTTCCGCACCTACTTCAACCGTCATTTCAAGGAGCCGATCGCCTGCGTGTCCGATTCCATGACGGAAGACGCAGCGGTCTTCGGCGGCCAGAAGAACATGATGGAAGGGCTGGAAAACGCCAAGGCCCTGTACAAGCCCGAGATGATCGCGGTCAGCACCACCTGCATGGCCGAAGTCATCGGCGACGACCTCAACGCCTTTATCGGCAACGCCAAGAAGGAAGGGTACGTCCCGTCCGAGTTCCCGACCCCGTTCGCGCACACCCCGAGCTTTGTCGGCAGCCATACGACCGGCTGGGACAACATGTTCGAGGGGATCATCCGCTACTTCACGATCAATGCCATGGAGGACAAGGTCGTCGGCTCCAACGGCAAGATCAACCTGGTCCCCGGTTTCGAGACCTATCTCGGCAACTACCGCGTCATGCACCGCATGATGCAGGAGATGGGCGTCGACTATAGCCTGCTGTGCGACCCGACCGAGGTGCTCGACACCCCGGCCGACGGCGAGTACCGCATGTACGATGGCGGCACCAGCATCTCCGAGGTGAAGGACGCGCCGAACGCGATCGACACCCTGCTGCTGCAGCCCTGGCAGTTGCCGAAGACGCGCAAGTACGCCGAGATCACCTGGAAGCACCCGGTCAACGCCATCAAGATCCCGATGGGTCTGGAGTGGACCGACGAGTTCCTGATGAAGGTCTCCGAGTTGACCGGCAAGCCGATCCCCGAGTCCCTGGCGAAAGAGCGCGGCCGTCTGGTCGACATGATGACCGACAGCCACACCTGGCTGCACGGCAAGAAGTTCGCGCTCTACGGCGATGCCGACTTCGTCCTCGGAATGACCAAGTTCCTGCTCGAGCTGGGTGCCGAGCCGACGCATATCCTCTGCAACCACGCCAACAAGCGCTGGAAGAAAGAGGTTGAAGGTGTCCTTGCCTCGTCGCCCTACGGCAAGGAAGGCAAGGTCTACACCAGCTCCGACCTCTGGCACTTCCGTTCGCTGTGCTTCACCGACAAGCCGGACTTCATGATCGGCAACAGCTACGGCAAGTTCATCCAGCGCGACACCCTGCACAAGGGCAAGGAGCATGAGGTCCCCTTGATCCGGATCGGCTTCCCGATCTTCGATCGGCACCATCTGCACCGTATGACCACCATGGGCTACGAGGGTGGCATGTACATCCTCACGACCCTGGTCAACGCGGTCCTCGAGCGTCTGGACGACGAGACGCGCGAGATGGGCGTGACGGACTACAACTACGACCTGGTGAGATAGTCCCGCTCGGGCGGCGCGGTGCGCCGCCCGAGAGCTGAACGTTCGGCAGACCCATTCAAGACGACGAGAGGCAACCCACTGATGCCCAATGTGATGATTCGTAAAAGCGACGCGGGAGACCTGCTCTTCTATGTCGCAAAAAAGGACATGGAGGAGACGATTGCCTCCGTGGAGCTGGATGACGCCGAACAATGGGGCGGCGAGGTGGAGCTGACGGACGGGTCGCGTTGGTATATCGACCCGATCAGCCCGCCCCCCGCATTTCCGACGACGCTGCGTTTTAAGCGCGGCGAAGAGTAATCAGGAGAACTGACATGGCCCTGAAAATCGTACGTGAGCTCTGCACCGCCTGCGGTGACTGTGAGCCTTTGTGCCCGACGCAATCCATCACGGCCTGGAAGGGTGTTTACCGGATCGATGCCGGCACCTGCAGCGAGTGCGAGGGCGACGGCGAGCCCGGCGTGCCCCAGTGTCTCGATGCCTGCATGGAAGAGGACTGCATCGTCCCGGCGTGATGATTATCGAACAAGGACGTAGGATGGGTAGAGCACGGCGAAACCCATCCTCCAGACTCCGGCGTCATCAGGTCTGAACCTGGTCGGTTCGTTGCTGCAGGCGGTCTGTGGGTTTGGGTGGCGAGAGGATGGGTTTCGCTGCGCTCTACCCATCCTACGGGTAAGCGCTGGGTGGCGAGAGGATGGGTTTCGCTGCGCTCTACCCATCCTACGGGTTAGCGTTGGGTGGCGGGAGGATGGGTTTCGCTGCGCTCTACCCATCCTACGGTTGAGCTTTGGCGCAATCGTATTGTGCTCGAGGCTTGCGACCGGCTTCATTACGAATCAGACTGGGTCTAATCCGATGTCAAACGACTCTCTTACCGACGATATCGCTCTGCGCATCGGCCTGGCCGCACGCACGCTGCCCGAACCGGATCCGGCACGCTTGATTCGCGTCCTCGCCGATGCTGTGGGCCTGCCGCCCACCGCGACCACGCTGGACACCCTGCGGGTGAAGGATCTCAAGCAGGCTGCGGACGGCGAGCTGGCGGATCTGGATGCGGATCTGCTCAAGTCCATACTGGCTATCCTCAAGGGCGAGACCGGTCAAACGGTCGCCCCGGCTCCGCCGATCGAGCCCTATACCGAGGGCGACATGCCGGGCTCGGTCCGCGTCGCCTGTGCGTCGAACGGCGGGGATGAACTCGACGGACACTTCGGGGCCGCACGGCATTTCCTGGTCTACCAGGTCTCCGCAGACGAGGTCCGTTTGATCGATGTGCGCGAGGTCGACGAATCCGGCACGGTCGAGGACAAGAACGGCCAGCGCGCCGCCTTGATCGCCGATTGCCAGGTGCTCTACGTGGCCTCGATCGGGGGGCCGGCGGCGGCCAAGGTCGTGAAGACCGATATCCACCCCATCAAAGACGCGGCCGGCGGCAGCGCGCGCGAGCGCATGGTCGCCCTGCAGCGCATTCTCGGCGAGAAGGCTCCGCCCTGGCTCGCCAAGGCAATGGGCCAGACGCCCGAGCAGCGGGTCAGGTTTGCGCGCTCGGAGGATGCGGCATGATCGCGGAGGAGCGCCTCGACCAGATCACGGAGGTGGTGCGCCGCGCAGGTCTCAACGCGGAGACCATCGGCGCCTTGCGCGAGGCCTTCGCGGATATCCACTTCACCCATTGCAGCGATGACGATATCGGCGTCAGCAAGCCGGTACGCGCCGCCGACGGCTTCAACCTCTACCTCGTCGATGGGCGGGAGCATTGCCT
The sequence above is drawn from the Thiocapsa rosea genome and encodes:
- a CDS encoding NAD(+)--dinitrogen-reductase ADP-D-ribosyltransferase, whose translation is MDNNRQTEQPPPATLPANARLPINRCNLPAVILGSLTYQQHPVPLELDGIRHFHADLFRTLAPIPQHAARAQAFQDYVSAHFLLDHLDEAGLAKGKTKKKRVNANYLRMARGWSFDSDGREGAILKRWVESRFGLLARHHAGPLQGRNSEAYQHYVAEGTRGLYATNALEAQLDLLYTYCQYELLQAHPEETHLSLYRGINRIDEHEILETLGSGRYRVLFNNLNSFTSSRERADEFGDYILIAEVPLPKIFFFNRLLPGMLKGEDEFVVVGGVYEVSISTL
- the nifT gene encoding putative nitrogen fixation protein NifT, which codes for MPNVMIRKSDAGDLLFYVAKKDMEETIASVELDDAEQWGGEVELTDGSRWYIDPISPPPAFPTTLRFKRGEE
- the nifH gene encoding nitrogenase iron protein, with amino-acid sequence MAMRQCAIYGKGGIGKSTTTQNLVAGLAELGKKVMIVGCDPKADSTRLILHAKAQNTIMQMAADAGSVEDLELEDVLKVGYGNIKCVESGGPEPGVGCAGRGVITAINFLEEEGAYEDDLDFVFYDVLGDVVCGGFAMPIRENKAQEIYIVCSGEMMAMFAANNIAKGIVKYASSGSVRLAGLICNSRNTAREDELIMELARQLGTQMIHFVPRDNVVQRAEIRRMTVIEYDPKSKQAQEYRDLANKIIENKKFVIPTPITMDALEDLLMDFGLMDGEDESIVGKTAEEEAVAA
- a CDS encoding dinitrogenase iron-molybdenum cofactor biosynthesis protein, with product MSNDSLTDDIALRIGLAARTLPEPDPARLIRVLADAVGLPPTATTLDTLRVKDLKQAADGELADLDADLLKSILAILKGETGQTVAPAPPIEPYTEGDMPGSVRVACASNGGDELDGHFGAARHFLVYQVSADEVRLIDVREVDESGTVEDKNGQRAALIADCQVLYVASIGGPAAAKVVKTDIHPIKDAAGGSARERMVALQRILGEKAPPWLAKAMGQTPEQRVRFARSEDAA
- the nifD gene encoding nitrogenase molybdenum-iron protein alpha chain; translated protein: MSALTREETQALIQEVLEVYPEKAKKDRAKHLAVNDQSVEQSKKCITSNRKSLPGVMTVRGCAYAGSKGVVWGPIKDMIHISHGPVGCGAYSRAGRRNYYVGMTGVNTFGTMNFTSDFQEKDIVFGGDKKLDKLITEIEGLFPLSKGISIQSECPIGLIGDDIEAVAKKQSKALNKPVVPVRCEGFRGVSQSLGHHIANDAIRDWVIGNRDGDESFQIGPYDVAVIGDYNIGGDAWSSRILLEEMGLRVVAQWSGDGTLSEMELTPKVKLNLIHCYRSMNYISRHMEEKYGVPWMEYNFFGPTKIAESLRKIAAFFDETIQANAEQVIAKYTAEYEAIIAKYRPRLEGKRVMLYVGGLRPRHVIGAYEDLGMEVVGTGYEFAHNDDYDRTIKEMGNATLLYDDITGYEFEEFVKKVKPDLIGSGIKEKYIFQKMGIPFRQMHSWDYSGPYHGYDGFAIFARDMDMTINNPCWKQMQAPWQQSAEQEAAPLAASA
- a CDS encoding 4Fe-4S binding protein, which gives rise to MALKIVRELCTACGDCEPLCPTQSITAWKGVYRIDAGTCSECEGDGEPGVPQCLDACMEEDCIVPA
- a CDS encoding SH3 domain-containing protein, which encodes MTLVIAFLFSLTLLSCETSNTQAITLVQQSIVELEGATTTIEDWAAAVAGARGSLQWRAGIPAREDVATSLRLVQLDIQRTFKGQAKKATIQWLVNLSTRYIQPTAIEIDGEAQNLLIGFATLELWQWMNLVAPRDDETVPVPNDEQSLLLADQQAEAEAAPKPEVPTPANVVAAAQPDVTLQDHVSGPGTASLSPVYMVVGPLSPGDALNERAAPSAQSAVIDRLAPGTLVTVGERRVVGDTAWREIAGDGGGWVAERYLRPAEFETIGYSLTPVAGSCSGFEPYWFLNWTRTALSVEVDGMREQHPITSVELAQGYTYGLLIAGKNPSNRITFRFEADPCPDLPVDGFMFGRGTLTITRDGKTRWFVGCCTPDSAAVRGTALADTIMQNMQMPPNTKFPFPDGYYCDDTISMDDAILVIEYPNIGYPLADYGCKIDHHSEIDKGFLVEQLCGATEDNRDPKREEHWKLSDKKSVIYVDGTRLRECSY
- the nifK gene encoding nitrogenase molybdenum-iron protein subunit beta, with amino-acid sequence MSQHIDQIKPSYPLFRDADYVDNLAKKRDGVEERHSDEKIEEVFQWTTTKEYQELNFKREALTVNPAKACQPLGAVLCALGFEKTLPYVHGSQGCVAYFRTYFNRHFKEPIACVSDSMTEDAAVFGGQKNMMEGLENAKALYKPEMIAVSTTCMAEVIGDDLNAFIGNAKKEGYVPSEFPTPFAHTPSFVGSHTTGWDNMFEGIIRYFTINAMEDKVVGSNGKINLVPGFETYLGNYRVMHRMMQEMGVDYSLLCDPTEVLDTPADGEYRMYDGGTSISEVKDAPNAIDTLLLQPWQLPKTRKYAEITWKHPVNAIKIPMGLEWTDEFLMKVSELTGKPIPESLAKERGRLVDMMTDSHTWLHGKKFALYGDADFVLGMTKFLLELGAEPTHILCNHANKRWKKEVEGVLASSPYGKEGKVYTSSDLWHFRSLCFTDKPDFMIGNSYGKFIQRDTLHKGKEHEVPLIRIGFPIFDRHHLHRMTTMGYEGGMYILTTLVNAVLERLDDETREMGVTDYNYDLVR